From a single Deltaproteobacteria bacterium IMCC39524 genomic region:
- a CDS encoding XRE family transcriptional regulator has translation MEYNIGAKIKELRKARKLTLQAVARETGFSPALISQIENNNVSPPIATLSKIARFFDVKIGLFFEEDEVDCKYEVVRKADRREVSRVISVAGTGHGYAYEALSFRKRNKKMEPFVVTVSQRPEEETLYNHDGEEFLLILKGQAEVILDDERIFLDEGDAVYFDATLKHRLLSYGGEETQVLAIVTR, from the coding sequence GTGGAATACAACATCGGTGCAAAAATCAAGGAACTGCGCAAGGCACGCAAGCTGACTTTACAGGCTGTGGCCCGTGAAACCGGCTTCTCGCCCGCGTTGATCTCGCAGATCGAAAACAATAATGTTTCTCCTCCTATCGCGACACTCTCCAAGATCGCCCGCTTTTTTGACGTCAAAATCGGTCTTTTTTTCGAGGAGGATGAAGTCGATTGCAAGTACGAAGTCGTTCGTAAGGCTGATCGTCGGGAAGTCAGTCGGGTCATTTCCGTCGCCGGAACCGGCCATGGCTATGCTTATGAGGCGCTCTCTTTCCGTAAGCGCAACAAGAAGATGGAACCGTTTGTCGTGACTGTGTCGCAACGTCCGGAGGAAGAAACCCTTTACAATCATGATGGAGAAGAGTTTCTCCTGATTCTCAAAGGCCAGGCCGAAGTTATCCTCGATGATGAACGCATCTTCCTGGATGAAGGGGATGCAGTTTATTTTGACGCAACCTTGAAGCACCGTCTGCTCTCATACGGCGGCGAAGAAACTCAGGTTCTGGCGATCGTCACACGATAG